The segment TTTGTGTTTTAGGTGAATGGTCTGTAATTTTTCCACGcatttgcagaaatatttGTAGATGTCAGTAAAATTTGAACATAGTGTTGttgttgttaaataataatattgatttcataaaaatttatataaaaataataagaaaattattttatttgtttcgtaGTGTAACATTATGGTCTAATTGCCagtataaaaaacttttagtattattatcaaaaattgcaataaaatccaTTAAGacttatataatagaaatattgatattaggACGTGGAACCGGAAGATACTGACGCAATTCGAAAAGAAAAGTGTTTTGCATTCCAAGCAATTGGAGAAAGGCCGGAACCTTTCTTTTAGTCGGCCTTGTCGGCCCGTAGGAAGACCTCATGTTATGCGGTTTATGTTCACACGGGGCTGTTTCAACATATCTAAATTATTCTGTGAtttgcttattttattaacatcttttttgaactttatataaaaattcttacacTCCTTTAAATGCCACGTTattctattgaaaaaaaatcaacaaagATATTCCGTATTcatgatataaaagattaaatttaacttttaatactaaaaaatagttttctttttaaatactcaatcaattattttaaaaaactttttttaagagtggattgAAAAggtatgatattttattaaaatataaaatatcatatatgtaaataataaaaaaattggcatTGTCCAAAAGCAAGACAAGATTAGAGATCATAATGTCTTCAGCTGTATAGTTCTAATAGTAAGACTCCATAGTAAAATAGCTCTGCATGTGTTATAATTCTTGCTTGCGAAGATATGAccgacaaattatttttatgcgtcACAGTATTTGAGTTGCGCCGCGACACGGTGGAATGCAAATCGAAGAAAGCAAGAATGTGACGTGTGTCGAATGCTAAGCGCGCTCTAATCGACACCGCCTTAAATGCCCTGTCAGAAAAAGTCACAGGTGAAAAGTCTCATTCTGTTTCGAAGATATATTTGCACAATCAATCGTAAAAAAGATCATTTTGCATTTACAGAGAGCAAAGAAagctaaattaaataaaaaataatactgaaTAATATCtacaacaatataaatatatatttaacaataattatccacagtattataagtatatagagaatcatttacataaaattgattatataaaaattttggaagCAAATTTTCAGAGTAATTATTGGAATAGGTGCAAcagatgttaaaaaatatttctaaaatactGTTGAACATTACATACTCTACTTTCATCacagtatttttaaatgtcgAGATAATTTCCTACTTAATAACAGTagtaaaattagtaaaagaaaacttatatatattattgtatgaaTAAAACTTATCTTGACGGCAGTCCAactataaattgtattttgcgAGTTGCATAAACTTAGATTATGTAAGTAAATATCTGATGATGTATGCCACTTTAATAAAGATACGAATCTTGCGTAATTAGAGGTATTGTGGTCGGATGAAGAGTGGCATCAAAGCGTATCATATTCCATCAAAGGAGAAACTCATTTGCCCGTAATATGACCGCTTCGCCGTACAGATTTAAAGAAAGTATGATTAACCacgaaataatgttaattcttacgttctgttttaaaatacttccgcattttagatattatataaaattcatattttatatatatatattatattcattaaaaatattagcaacattaaaaataataagtttttGATATACATTCTTGTACGTGCGCAAAGAAGATGGAGTCAAGCGTGTAATTCAATCAAATGGCataattttcagaataaaattgatgaaGATGGAGTTTCGTATCCTGTGCTATACAGTAACGTACGAAGGCAACCAATAATCCCCGAAAACATTTCGTTTCCTTGCAACGTGAATTTCGGCAGGTAtggcgtgtgtgtgtgtgtgtgtgtgtgttccacacattttatatataattatatacatgtataatttctaaagtgtttaaaaattaataataattctatatcCATATTCTTTCTCCTCTCCTTACTTAATCAGTGATTATGATTCCGATGATTTCCATACTAATACATGCATGTAATTTGAACGCAAATTTAGTGTCAAATGTAGTCACCCAAGTCTTCCTTAATGTtgacaataaattttagatttacaTATCAAACgatttggaaaaaatttgataaactgCAAATATAtgggtaaaattaaaaaaatcacatttcTCTCTTGTTTACCGCAGATCCTTGTCAATACCAAATAACGTTCATCGTTTGAGACCAGGCGACATCGATGTGGTGGCTGGCCTCGGTGATTCCTTAGTTGCCGGAAGCGGTGCAATGGAGGAGTACGCCGTAGGAACTTTCATCGAGGCACGCGGGGTCAGCTGGTGCGTCGGGGGCCAAGGCAGTTGGAGGCAGTTCTTCACGCTTCCTAACATATTAAAGGTACATGAAATGTCAGAAATGTCTCAAGGTATTTTCATCTACATTACATTTGTCCTTCGTCACAtggttaaataataaaataatgcacgaatgaatattcaatatttcatgtTTTAGCACAACATCTCGTGTACAATATACATAGTAGTAAGAAAGTATCATTTatacgtataataaaaaaccATAAGTCTTCTGCTTAAACCTTAATACTCTTCACTATCACGGTAACAGGTATTTAATCCGAGGTTAACTGGATATTCTACCGGAACGGGCGAGTTTATTTCCACATTGGCGAGGCTAAATATTGCATTCCCGGTCGCTGCTACGGAGGACGCATTACACCAAGCGAGAATCTTAGTGCAAAGGATCAAGGATGAtccaaagataaatataaagaaacacTGGAAGGTAATaatctgtaatttttatggCAACAAAAAGCgatcaaaatttatcgacaaaaagaaataatgtcGTGTGAAAATTCCCatacactgaaaaaaaaattttcttaattttagtaaatatatttactaaaattaaatgtacttaatttaaataaataatgtttataatataaaacttctCAATTAGACTAtagtaaataatgcattaaaattagaaaataatttcttgttgaaaaatttacttaaatcAAATTCAGGTTTAGTATATTACAGTGCAATAGTTGTTGAAAtgtagtaaataaatttttaaaatactgaatccgaattttttaattttaaaaatagtgttttaataaatatttgtttaaattcatgtttccaaacttttaaaaataatgaatagtgcacttataaaaaaaaaatattttctcagtacaatttattacatttgagGAAACATGTGctggaataaaattaatatattcaataacaagagaaagaatattttatttggaacaaataagtttttaaatttttaaaacgcattttttactagttgtttttctttcgtttaaatgtttttctgTATGTTGTTTCgcaagaattttaataactgcATTCAGTAGAAAAAGCTCAATAAGCGATTAGTCATTATTACTTGTGATTGAAATAGTCTTGTAAATCTTTGATAGATTtaggaaaataaatcaatcaaagcaatatcaaatcaaataagtcaaaagcaataattattaagagaTAGAACTACTTTTTCTGTTGAACGCTATTGATACCTTGTATTTCTATGGGTATATATATTCATAGTTCAATTGTATATTCAAGATCTTAAATTTCGTCGTGGGCATTCTCAAGACTCCACCCAACTAATGAAATAACTGTACAATACGTTTTGAGACCGTACTTAATATGGACCGTactaaataatgaaacaaatttattctaaattttttaaattgtcaaacttgttgtttgtatgtaagaaaaatattcaaaattcaagttaacattttctcatttttatgttcAAAATCAGTaagtagtaaaaaataaaagctataaTTTAGTACATAATaactatattgtaaaaaattatttttacaaattaagaataatttatttaatagaaaaatcattttcttaaattaaatcaatattattatgaaatcactaatttataaaaaataagatttatatttcaataaatattgactataatgtacaaaataattcttacaattaatgattttttacttaataaaaaaagcattttcttgaaataaataaatatgattggaaaattactaattagtaaaaaataaaaattatatttctataatcattgattgtattatacaaaatacttgttataattaataaataattttctttataatggAATTATGttcttcaaataaatacatgtaatttcttatttaaaaaaaaatgcgttcaCAGTTGTATGCAAACTAAcgatttactaaaattaaggaaattttcttttttttttagtatatttttttctcagtgtaCAATTCAAACAATCATTTCTATCCATTTTTTAGCTTATTACGATTCTATTTGGAGCTAATGATATTTGCTCGGCACAATGTTACGATCCTCAACAATTCTCGCCAATGCGTTATGCTTTGCATTTGCGAAGAGCACTCGATTTTTTAAAGGTTGCACTCCCTCGCACTCTGGTCAATCTAGTTCCAGCTATAggtaattaagatttaatttatttttatacaaacgCGTAAGCAATACGATGCATATTGGTATATCTCAATATTCTTtctagattattatttttctctagcATGCTATAATACAGCATATATTTGTTGCAGTTACATATTCTTCTTTTAGCTTGTCACTGGATTTGCCTATGTAttcatgtttattattttctttctttcgcaGATGTCACGGTGTCAGTTAGAGTAACGCGGAGCGTcatgtgtaatatattacatCCCCTTTATTGTGCCTGCTTGCACAAAGGTAATCGACCGGAAATCACGGCGTCAAAAATGTCA is part of the Linepithema humile isolate Giens D197 chromosome 3, Lhum_UNIL_v1.0, whole genome shotgun sequence genome and harbors:
- the LOC105670414 gene encoding phospholipase B1, membrane-associated-like isoform X3; its protein translation is MRVQVIYLFLAIAGFHPGGCVPFMEFLRSILQVGKNKIDEDGVSYPVLYSNVRRQPIIPENISFPCNVNFGRSLSIPNNVHRLRPGDIDVVAGLGDSLVAGSGAMEEYAVGTFIEARGVSWCVGGQGSWRQFFTLPNILKVFNPRLTGYSTGTGEFISTLARLNIAFPVAATEDALHQARILVQRIKDDPKINIKKHWKLITILFGANDICSAQCYDPQQFSPMRYALHLRRALDFLKVALPRTLVNLVPAIDVTVSVRVTRSVMCNILHPLYCACLHKDMTILQTSQWCYSHSLNYSTHLMQILFARHRSIPVWSHTTVSTSVRKDMQSAPIFCGIIC
- the LOC105670414 gene encoding phospholipase B1, membrane-associated-like isoform X2, with the translated sequence MRVQVIYLFLAIAGFHPGGCVPFMEFLRSILQVGKNKIDEDGVSYPVLYSNVRRQPIIPENISFPCNVNFGRSLSIPNNVHRLRPGDIDVVAGLGDSLVAGSGAMEEYAVGTFIEARGVSWCVGGQGSWRQFFTLPNILKVFNPRLTGYSTGTGEFISTLARLNIAFPVAATEDALHQARILVQRIKDDPKINIKKHWKLITILFGANDICSAQCYDPQQFSPMRYALHLRRALDFLKVALPRTLVNLVPAIDVTVSVRVTRSVMCNILHPLYCACLHKDMTILQTSQWCYSHSLNYSTHLMQILFARHRSIPVWSHTTVSTSVRKDMQSVRDTYVNVYRASCLINIFYSSKIIALYQAISNLI
- the LOC105670414 gene encoding phospholipase B1, membrane-associated-like isoform X1, which gives rise to MRVQVIYLFLAIAGFHPGGCVPFMEFLRSILQVGKNKIDEDGVSYPVLYSNVRRQPIIPENISFPCNVNFGRSLSIPNNVHRLRPGDIDVVAGLGDSLVAGSGAMEEYAVGTFIEARGVSWCVGGQGSWRQFFTLPNILKVFNPRLTGYSTGTGEFISTLARLNIAFPVAATEDALHQARILVQRIKDDPKINIKKHWKLITILFGANDICSAQCYDPQQFSPMRYALHLRRALDFLKVALPRTLVNLVPAIDVTVSVRVTRSVMCNILHPLYCACLHKGNRPEITASKMSQLYQQAAETLIYSGRYDNSPDFTVVLQPFIKLFNAPNADPIRAPPIDSSLVTYDCFHFSQKGHAVGANLLWNNMLEPVGNKTDRGLPRILEKVLCPTKNAPYIFTNVNSRFFHLTGRQDEIVPR